ACCGTGTCCGTTTTTATTGCCAATTAATCGAGTTAATTGCCGGACAAAAGTTGAGTATCCCGCCCTTGCAGGTCTGGCCGAGGCGGTTGAATAAGGAAGAGGCGGAAATTTTGGAGAAAAAAGTGGGCGGATTTCACAATCTGGTCTGCATAGCCCCCGGCTCGGTGGGCCCGGCCAAACGCTGGTTTGCCGGCCGGTTCGCCGAAGTGGTTAAGGAGCTGGTGGGGGCGAAAAAGATGCGGGTGGTTTTGGTTGGTGCCCCCCACGACCGCCCAAGCTGCGAAGAAGTGGCCCGTTTAACCGGCGCCTCGCCGGTCAATCTGGCGGGTGAAACTTCACTTTTCGAATTGTATTATTTGCTCCAGAAAAGCCGCTTGTTTTTGGGGAACGACTCCGGCGCCGGTCATCTGGCGGCCGCCGCCGGAATCCCCGTCGTCGTTTTGGCCGGAGCCGGCGACCCGGATGAAATCGCCCCCTGGACGGATAAAAAAACAGTTCTGTTTAAAAGGATTTTTTGCTCCCCCTGTTACAGTCCTGCCTGTCGTCGCAAAGACCACCCGCTGGAGTGTATGGATTTGATAGGAACGAGCGAGGTTTGCCGGGCCGTCGAACACTGGCTTGAAAAATCGGAAAAACCCGTTGTCGCCCCATAAAATCGCCGTCCTTGGCTCCATCAACGAGGACTTCATCATCCACAAACGAAAACAAAAGCATTCCTATGGGGGTATTTTATACAACCTCGTCGCCCTCGCTTCACTTTTGCCGGAGACCAAAATTCATCCCGTCGCCTTTCTTGGAAAAAACGTTTGGCCAAAAGTTGGAAATCTTACCCCGGGTTTGAACAATCTGGACTGGCACCATGCTCGGAAACTGAAACAAAAAACCAATCAGGTCCGCCTCCTTTATCTGCCAAACGGCGAGAAACGGGAAATCCTGAAGCATCCGGTTCCCAAATTCGCTTGGTCGGATTTGAGGCCGGCCCTGCAGGGGGATGCCCTATTGCTCAATTTCATTTCCGGCTGGGAAATCTCTCCCCGATTGTTTCAGAAGTTTCGCCGTAAATACGCCGGCGTCATCCATGTTGATTATCATTCGCTGCTTCTGGGAATCCGGAAAAATGGAGCGCGGTTCAGGAGGATTCCAAAAGATTGGCCGGTCTTTTTGGATGCCGACTTCGTCCAAATGAACCAGCGGGAATGGGAACTGGTGGCCGGAACGCCTTTCAGCCGGAAGAACCTGATTCGTTTTTGCCGCCGATGGGGAAGGAAAAAATGGCAGGTTATAATCGTCACCCTCGCCGAAATAGGAGCGGTTTTGGCCTATCGCAACAAAACGCTTTCCGCAATTTCCTGTCCGGCTCCAAGAGTGAAAAACCCGGAGCAAACCGGCGCGGGGGATTTCTTCGCCGCCGGTTTTCTTTCCGCAACGCTGAAAGGAAAAAGCTGGAAAGCCGCCTTGCGGCAGGCCGTCCGCACGGCGAGTTGGAAGTGCCGGTATGAAGGAATCGAAAGCGTGCTGGAGCACAGGCACGAGCTTAAACGGTTCTTGACTCCGCGCAAATAGCGGTCTAAATTGGGCGCTTTACCAAATGCCGGGTATCTTCCGTCGGCACCAAAGAGTTTTGGAGGAAATGTGAAAGAAGAGTTGCTGGACGTAATCAAATACCTGAAATCCAAAAAGGTGGACTATGCGGATGCCCGGCATGTCCGCGCCCAGGCCGAAACCATCGTGGTCAAAGACGGCAAGGTGGAATCCCTTTCCCGTTTGAACGACGCCGGCTTTGGCATCCGCGTATTGATAGGCGGCGGCTGGGGATTTGCCTCCAGTTCCAAGCTCTCCGGGGCCGAAATGAGAAAAACGGCCAACCAGGCCTTGGAAATCGCCCGGGCCTCGGCCACCGTGGCCAAGGAAAAAGTCCGTCTGGCCCCCGTGGAATCCTACCGGGATAAATTCGTCACCGCCGTCCGCAAGGACCCTTTTTTGGTTTCCCTGGATGACAAAATCAATCTTCTCGTCTCCTGCTGCGATATATTGAAAAAACATCCCAAAATCGTGGTGGCGGAGGCAACGATGAACTTTTTTGACACGGAGAAAATTTTCGTTTCCACCGAGGGCTCGATCATCGAGCAGAAAATCCTCGAATCGGGTGCCGGCTACACGGCCACAGCGGCGGACGAGGGAAACCTTCAGCGCCGTAGCTACCCAAACTCCCACGGCGGCGACTTCGCCACCCGCGGCTGGGAATTTATCGAGGAGATGGATTTGTTGGGAAACGCCGAGCGGGTGCGCGACGAGGCCGTGGCACTGCTTTCCGCGCCGAACTGCCCCGCCGGAAAAAAAGATATTATCATCACCGGCTCCCAGATGGCTTTGCAGGTGCACGAATCCTGCGGCCACCCGATTGAACTCGACAGGGTCTTGGGCACAGAAATCTCTTTGGCCGGCGGCAGCTTTATGACGCTTGACAAATTGGGGAAGTTGCGTTACGGCTCCGGCCGGGTGAACATCGTCGCCGACGCCACCACGCCGGGCGGTTTGGGCACCTTCGGCTATGACGACGAGGGAGTAAGAGCCCAGCGCGCCGACATCATCCGGGAAGGGCTCTTCGTCGGCTATTTGACCTCCCGCGAAACGGCTCCCATCATCGGCGCTTCCTCCAACGGCACGATGCGGGCCGACGGCTGGAATCGGATCCCCTTAATCCGGATGACCAATATCAACCTTTTGCCGGGAGAATGGACGCTGGCCGACTTGATTGCCGATACGAAAGACGGGCTTCTAATCGACACCAACAAAAGCTGGTCGATTGACGACCGGCGGCTGAATTTCCAATTCGGCTGCGAGGCGGCCTGGGAAATCAAGGACGGAAAAGTAGGTCAATTGTACCGCAACCTGATGTACACCGGCATCACCCCGGAGTTCTGGAACTCCTGCGATGCCGTCACGAACGAGAAACACTGGCACGTCTGGGGGGTTCCGAACTGCGGCAAAGGGGAGCCGATTCAAACCGCCCACGTGGCGCACGGCGCCTCGCCGGCCCGTTTCCGGGGCGTAACGGTGGGAGCGACCCGATGATTGGAAAAAGCAAAATCTTCGCCGCGCTTGAACCGTTGTTGAAGAAATCGGGCGCGGATGAGGCGGAAGCGGTTTTCGTCGGCTCCAATTCCGGCTTGACCCGCTATGCCAACTCAATCATCCACCAAAACGTGGCGGAAAACAATTCCCGCGTTTACTTTCGTGTTGTTCTGGGAAAGAAAATCGGCGTGGCCTCCACGAATACCTTTGAAAAGCCGGACCTCTCCCGGGCTTTGAACGCCGCTTTGGAAATCGCCCGCCACCAGTTGGAGCTGCCCCACTTCAACGGCCTGCCGGAGAAGCAGAAATATCCAAAATTGACTTCCTATTACAAGGCCACGGCCGCTTTCGGTCCCAAGGAGCGGGCAGCGGTTTTGAAAAAGATTTTTGAAAAGGCCGCCAAGCAAAATTTGCAGGCCTACGGCTCGCTCAAAAC
The DNA window shown above is from Verrucomicrobiia bacterium and carries:
- the waaF gene encoding lipopolysaccharide heptosyltransferase II, encoding MPNWLGDAVMATPALQALHQLFPNAAITILVRENLAELFASCPFAEEVIPLQKVSGGRKISRLFSAASALKKKKFDLAVCFPHSFSSAMMFRLARIPQRVGFSAEGRKMFLTRSLPYSLDGERPHRVRFYCQLIELIAGQKLSIPPLQVWPRRLNKEEAEILEKKVGGFHNLVCIAPGSVGPAKRWFAGRFAEVVKELVGAKKMRVVLVGAPHDRPSCEEVARLTGASPVNLAGETSLFELYYLLQKSRLFLGNDSGAGHLAAAAGIPVVVLAGAGDPDEIAPWTDKKTVLFKRIFCSPCYSPACRRKDHPLECMDLIGTSEVCRAVEHWLEKSEKPVVAP
- a CDS encoding carbohydrate kinase family protein, whose translation is MSPHKIAVLGSINEDFIIHKRKQKHSYGGILYNLVALASLLPETKIHPVAFLGKNVWPKVGNLTPGLNNLDWHHARKLKQKTNQVRLLYLPNGEKREILKHPVPKFAWSDLRPALQGDALLLNFISGWEISPRLFQKFRRKYAGVIHVDYHSLLLGIRKNGARFRRIPKDWPVFLDADFVQMNQREWELVAGTPFSRKNLIRFCRRWGRKKWQVIIVTLAEIGAVLAYRNKTLSAISCPAPRVKNPEQTGAGDFFAAGFLSATLKGKSWKAALRQAVRTASWKCRYEGIESVLEHRHELKRFLTPRK
- a CDS encoding TldD/PmbA family protein, coding for MKEELLDVIKYLKSKKVDYADARHVRAQAETIVVKDGKVESLSRLNDAGFGIRVLIGGGWGFASSSKLSGAEMRKTANQALEIARASATVAKEKVRLAPVESYRDKFVTAVRKDPFLVSLDDKINLLVSCCDILKKHPKIVVAEATMNFFDTEKIFVSTEGSIIEQKILESGAGYTATAADEGNLQRRSYPNSHGGDFATRGWEFIEEMDLLGNAERVRDEAVALLSAPNCPAGKKDIIITGSQMALQVHESCGHPIELDRVLGTEISLAGGSFMTLDKLGKLRYGSGRVNIVADATTPGGLGTFGYDDEGVRAQRADIIREGLFVGYLTSRETAPIIGASSNGTMRADGWNRIPLIRMTNINLLPGEWTLADLIADTKDGLLIDTNKSWSIDDRRLNFQFGCEAAWEIKDGKVGQLYRNLMYTGITPEFWNSCDAVTNEKHWHVWGVPNCGKGEPIQTAHVAHGASPARFRGVTVGATR